From one Pontibacillus sp. HMF3514 genomic stretch:
- a CDS encoding acyl-CoA dehydrogenase family protein — translation MSETKEQVFKGGAFIIEDLEAEDIITPEDFNDEHKMIAKTTEDFVMGEVVPKIPNLENHEFEHSVNLLKQAGELGLLGADVPEEYGGLGLDKISSSLITEKFSLAGGFSVTHGAHVGIGSLPIVFFGNEDQKQKYLPALATGEKLAAYALTEPGSGSDALGAKTTAKLNEAGTHYILNGEKQWITNSAFADVFVVYAKVDGDKFTAFIVERDYNGVSTGPEEKKMGIKSSSTRTLILEDAEVPVENVLGEIGRGHVIAFNILNVGRYKLAIGGVGGSKRALELAVKYTNERKQFNTAISSFPLTQEKLGKMAAETYANESGVYRTVGLFEQRMSKLSEEELKDGSKVAKAIAEYAIECSIGKVLGTELLDYVADEAVQLHGGYGFMQEYEVERIYRDSRINRIFEGTNEINRMIVPGTLLKKAMKGELPLLQKAQSLQEELMMMMPEEPGTETLEQEKYLLKNAKKIGLLAAGLAAQKYGEKLENEQELLVNIADIVGEIYNMESAILRTEKAINKTGEEKNQHKLLMTQVFVQEAFNRIEAHAKETLIASEEGDTLRMMLSALRKLTRHTPINVISKKREIAATIIKEEKYVV, via the coding sequence ATGAGTGAAACAAAAGAGCAAGTGTTTAAAGGTGGAGCGTTTATCATTGAGGATCTAGAAGCGGAGGATATCATTACCCCTGAAGATTTTAATGATGAACACAAAATGATCGCGAAAACTACGGAAGACTTTGTGATGGGAGAAGTTGTACCGAAAATCCCTAACCTTGAAAACCATGAATTTGAGCATTCCGTAAACTTACTGAAGCAAGCTGGAGAACTAGGTCTTTTAGGTGCTGATGTTCCTGAAGAATATGGAGGATTAGGCCTTGATAAAATCAGTTCATCCTTAATCACTGAAAAGTTCTCTCTAGCAGGTGGATTCTCCGTAACACATGGTGCTCATGTAGGAATAGGGTCCCTACCCATTGTTTTCTTCGGTAATGAAGATCAAAAGCAAAAGTACCTACCAGCACTAGCTACAGGTGAAAAGTTAGCAGCGTATGCATTAACAGAGCCAGGTTCAGGTTCAGATGCTTTAGGTGCTAAAACAACAGCGAAGTTAAATGAAGCAGGAACGCACTATATTTTGAATGGTGAGAAACAATGGATTACAAACTCGGCATTTGCTGACGTGTTCGTTGTCTATGCAAAAGTTGATGGAGATAAATTCACAGCTTTCATTGTAGAACGTGATTATAATGGAGTTTCTACAGGTCCTGAAGAAAAGAAAATGGGAATTAAGAGCTCAAGTACACGTACATTGATCCTTGAAGATGCTGAAGTTCCAGTTGAAAATGTACTTGGTGAAATTGGCCGTGGTCATGTCATCGCCTTTAACATTCTAAACGTTGGTCGTTACAAACTAGCAATCGGAGGCGTTGGTGGATCCAAGCGTGCTCTAGAACTAGCAGTAAAATATACAAATGAGCGTAAACAGTTCAATACAGCTATCTCAAGCTTCCCACTTACGCAAGAAAAACTAGGGAAGATGGCAGCTGAAACGTATGCCAATGAAAGTGGTGTTTATCGCACAGTTGGATTGTTCGAGCAACGCATGAGTAAGTTGAGTGAAGAGGAGCTTAAAGACGGCTCTAAAGTAGCGAAGGCGATTGCTGAATATGCAATTGAGTGTTCCATTGGAAAAGTATTAGGTACAGAGCTTCTAGACTATGTTGCGGACGAAGCAGTACAGCTTCACGGAGGTTATGGCTTCATGCAAGAATATGAAGTAGAACGCATTTACCGTGATTCTCGTATCAACCGAATCTTTGAAGGTACAAATGAAATAAACCGTATGATCGTACCAGGTACATTGCTGAAAAAAGCAATGAAAGGCGAGTTACCATTACTTCAAAAAGCTCAAAGTTTACAGGAAGAGCTTATGATGATGATGCCGGAAGAGCCTGGAACTGAGACGTTAGAGCAAGAGAAATACCTACTGAAAAATGCTAAGAAAATTGGCTTGTTAGCTGCAGGTCTTGCTGCTCAGAAATATGGTGAAAAGCTTGAAAATGAACAAGAACTGCTTGTGAATATCGCAGACATCGTAGGTGAGATTTACAATATGGAATCCGCTATCCTACGTACTGAAAAAGCAATTAATAAAACTGGTGAAGAGAAGAACCAACACAAACTTCTTATGACTCAAGTTTTCGTTCAAGAAGCATTCAACCGTATTGAA